In one Gammaproteobacteria bacterium genomic region, the following are encoded:
- a CDS encoding kinase/pyrophosphorylase has protein sequence LGHSLLAQFEGVEFREFTIPYVDSREKAASVAEQIDRAADQDGRRPIVFSTLADPELRSLVVNSKGLILDLFHAFLNSLEMELEAKPLERGERSHRLTDAQKYESRMDAINFSLLHDDGAYTKHYDRSDLILVGVSRSGKTPTCLYLAIQFGIRAANYPITEEDLGQGALPRMLRPYVAKLYGLTTTPERLQGVRTARRPNSRYASLEQCAYEIKAVEDLYHAKSIPFLDTTTRSVEEIATRIVQETGLQRHAY, from the coding sequence CGCTGGGGCACAGCCTGCTGGCGCAGTTCGAAGGTGTGGAATTTCGAGAATTTACCATCCCATACGTAGACAGCCGTGAGAAGGCCGCCTCTGTCGCCGAGCAGATTGACCGCGCCGCGGATCAGGACGGCCGGCGACCGATTGTCTTCAGCACCCTGGCCGATCCGGAGCTGCGCTCGCTGGTGGTCAACTCCAAAGGCCTGATACTGGACCTGTTCCACGCATTTTTGAACAGTCTCGAAATGGAACTGGAAGCGAAACCGCTGGAGCGCGGGGAACGCTCGCACCGCCTCACCGACGCGCAGAAATACGAATCGCGCATGGACGCCATCAACTTCTCGCTGTTGCACGACGACGGCGCCTACACGAAACATTATGACCGCTCGGATCTAATCCTGGTCGGTGTATCCCGTTCGGGCAAGACACCGACCTGCCTTTATCTGGCGATACAGTTCGGCATTCGCGCGGCCAATTACCCGATTACCGAGGAAGACCTGGGCCAGGGCGCGCTCCCGCGCATGTTAAGACCTTATGTCGCCAAGCTTTACGGTCTGACCACCACCCCGGAACGTCTGCAGGGCGTGCGCACCGCCCGTCGCCCCAACAGCCGCTACGCCTCCCTGGAACAATGCGCCTACGAAATCAAGGCTGTGGAAGACCTTTATCACGCGAAAAGTATACCGTTTCTGGATACAACCACGCGCTCGGTCGAAGAGATCGCCACGCGCATTGTGCAGGAAACCGGGCTGCAGCGACACGCTTACTGA
- the icd gene encoding NADP-dependent isocitrate dehydrogenase, with amino-acid sequence MTYKNISRPADGTPIMAHSDNTLDVSERPIIPYIEGDGIGIDVTPVMRRVVDAAVEKAYRGDRSIVWMEIYAGEKALEIYGKDQWLPEETQDAMREFVVSIKGPLTTPVGEGMRSLNVAIRQKLDLYACVRPIRFFAGTPTPMKESASTDMVVFRENTEDIYAGIEWPADSDEVKKVIKFLLHDMGVTGIRFPDSSGLGIKPVSREGSARLVRKAIQYAVDYDRGSVTLVHKGNIMKYTEGAFRTWGYEVATSEFGAELIDDGPWRRIRNPVTDREIVIKDVIADNFLQQILLRPEDYDVIATLNLNGDYISDALAAQVGGIGIAPGANIGDFVAVFEATHGTAPKYAGKDRVNPGSIILSAEMMLKYIGWTEAADLIMRGVGGAIAAKTVTYDLARARAGFAARGTRVDSARAVEADLERLMPGATLVTTSGFGDAVIEHMDAESDA; translated from the coding sequence ATGACGTACAAAAATATTTCACGGCCTGCCGACGGCACGCCTATCATGGCCCATTCCGACAACACGCTCGATGTCAGCGAGCGGCCCATCATTCCCTATATCGAAGGCGACGGCATTGGCATCGACGTGACGCCGGTAATGCGTCGCGTGGTGGACGCGGCGGTTGAGAAAGCGTATCGGGGAGATCGTTCGATTGTCTGGATGGAGATTTACGCCGGCGAGAAGGCGCTGGAGATATACGGGAAGGATCAGTGGCTGCCGGAAGAGACGCAAGATGCGATGCGCGAGTTCGTGGTGTCGATCAAGGGTCCGTTAACCACCCCGGTAGGCGAGGGCATGCGCTCGCTCAATGTCGCGATCCGCCAGAAGCTCGATCTGTATGCCTGCGTGCGACCGATCCGTTTCTTCGCCGGCACGCCGACGCCCATGAAGGAATCGGCGTCGACCGATATGGTGGTGTTCCGCGAAAACACCGAAGACATCTACGCCGGAATCGAGTGGCCGGCCGACAGTGACGAGGTCAAGAAAGTCATCAAGTTTCTCCTTCACGACATGGGTGTCACGGGAATTCGCTTTCCGGACAGTTCGGGACTGGGCATCAAGCCGGTATCGCGCGAAGGCTCCGCGCGGCTGGTGCGCAAGGCCATTCAGTACGCCGTCGATTACGATCGCGGCTCCGTTACCCTGGTGCACAAGGGTAATATCATGAAATATACCGAAGGCGCTTTTCGCACCTGGGGTTACGAGGTCGCGACCAGCGAATTTGGCGCGGAACTCATCGACGACGGGCCCTGGCGCCGCATAAGAAATCCGGTCACCGATCGTGAAATCGTCATCAAGGATGTCATCGCCGATAATTTCCTGCAGCAGATCCTGCTGAGGCCGGAGGACTACGACGTTATCGCCACCCTGAACCTCAACGGCGATTACATCTCCGATGCGCTCGCGGCGCAGGTGGGTGGCATTGGCATCGCGCCCGGCGCCAACATAGGCGATTTCGTCGCCGTGTTCGAAGCGACGCATGGCACCGCGCCGAAATACGCGGGCAAGGACAGGGTCAATCCCGGGTCGATCATTTTGTCCGCCGAGATGATGCTCAAGTATATCGGCTGGACCGAGGCCGCCGATCTGATTATGCGGGGCGTAGGCGGTGCGATCGCGGCCAAGACGGTCACTTACGATCTGGCCCGCGCGCGCGCCGGATTCGCCGCGCGCGGCACGCGCGTAGACAGTGCCCGCGCGGTGGAGGCTGACCTCGAACGGCTCATGCCCGGCGCGACCCTGGTGACGACATCCGGCTTCGGCGACGCCGTCATCGAGCACATGGACGCCGAGTCTGACGCATGA
- the aceA gene encoding isocitrate lyase, which yields MNKQETINAIEQDWARNARWKGVQRGYKAADVERLRGTVTIEHTLAKRGAEKLWQRINSDDYVHALGAMTGNQAMQMAKAGLNAIYLSGWQVAADANSGFQMYPDQSLYPVDSVPTVVRKINNAFKRADELYHAEGKDEIDWFLPIVADAEAGFGGVLNAFELMKGMIEAGAAGVHFEDQLASAKKCGHMGGKVLVPTQEAILKLVAARLAADTMGVPTLLLARTDAEAANLITTDADENDKPFLTGERTFEGFFRVKNGLQQAISRGLAYAPFADLVWCETGKPDLEFAKSFAEAIRKEFPDQLLAYNCSPSFNWRKNLDDSQIASFQRELGAMGYKFQFITLAGFHALNYSMFDLADKYRDEGMTAYVELQQKEFGSESRGYTATKHQREVGAGYFDAVASTVTGGASNLGALSGSTEEDQFDTGAPKAASK from the coding sequence ATGAACAAACAGGAAACGATCAACGCGATCGAGCAGGACTGGGCTAGGAATGCGCGCTGGAAAGGCGTGCAGCGCGGCTACAAGGCGGCCGACGTGGAAAGACTGCGCGGCACCGTGACCATCGAGCACACCCTGGCTAAGCGTGGCGCCGAAAAGTTATGGCAACGCATCAATAGCGACGATTACGTGCATGCGCTCGGCGCCATGACCGGCAATCAGGCCATGCAGATGGCCAAGGCCGGCTTAAACGCGATTTACCTGAGCGGCTGGCAGGTTGCCGCGGATGCGAACAGCGGTTTTCAGATGTACCCGGATCAAAGCCTTTATCCTGTCGATAGCGTCCCGACAGTGGTGCGCAAGATCAACAACGCGTTCAAGCGCGCCGACGAGCTTTATCACGCCGAAGGTAAAGACGAAATCGACTGGTTTCTGCCCATCGTCGCGGATGCGGAAGCCGGCTTCGGCGGTGTGTTGAATGCCTTCGAATTGATGAAGGGCATGATCGAGGCGGGCGCGGCCGGTGTGCATTTCGAGGATCAACTCGCCTCGGCGAAAAAATGCGGACACATGGGCGGCAAGGTGCTGGTGCCCACTCAGGAAGCGATTCTTAAACTGGTCGCGGCGCGGCTGGCCGCGGACACGATGGGCGTGCCGACCTTGCTACTGGCGCGTACCGACGCGGAAGCCGCCAACCTGATTACGACCGACGCGGACGAGAACGACAAGCCGTTTTTGACCGGCGAGCGCACGTTCGAAGGGTTTTTCCGGGTCAAGAACGGTTTGCAGCAGGCCATTTCGCGGGGCCTGGCGTATGCGCCCTTCGCCGATCTGGTCTGGTGCGAAACCGGCAAGCCGGATTTGGAGTTCGCAAAATCCTTCGCCGAAGCGATCCGCAAGGAGTTCCCGGATCAGTTACTAGCGTACAACTGCTCCCCGTCGTTCAACTGGCGCAAGAACCTTGACGATTCTCAGATCGCCAGTTTCCAGCGTGAACTTGGCGCCATGGGTTACAAGTTCCAGTTCATTACCCTGGCCGGCTTCCACGCGCTCAACTACAGCATGTTCGATCTCGCGGACAAGTATCGCGACGAGGGCATGACGGCGTATGTCGAACTCCAGCAGAAAGAGTTCGGTTCCGAATCGCGCGGTTACACGGCGACCAAGCATCAGCGCGAGGTCGGCGCGGGCTACTTCGATGCCGTGGCCTCAACGGTCACCGGCGGCGCCTCCAATCTGGGCGCGTTAAGCGGTTCGACAGAAGAAGATCAGTTCGACACCGGCGCCCCCAAGGCGGCCAGCAAATAG
- the aceB gene encoding malate synthase A, translating into MATQAYEQSSPAVELTGQLTSQFKEILTPAALDFIAALAWRFTGRRDELLARRLERQTLLDAGVMPDFLEETAEIRASNWQVAPPPADLQDRRVEITGPVDRKMIINGLNSGAKVFMADFEDAHAPTWAGTMQGQINLRDAVNGSIEFTNNRGKQYRLNDEVATLIVRPRGWHLPEKNVLLDGLPVPAALLDFGLYIFHNAHSLLERGSGPYFYLPKLENHVEARLWNDVFKFAEKYLRLPPGSIRVTVLIETILAAFEMDEILYELRDHVVGLNCGRWDYIFSFIKCFHKHPEYVLADRAQLTMAAHFMNSYSLLLIKTCHRRGAHAMGGMAAQIPIKDDSQANECALAKVRADKEREARNGHDGTWVAHPGLVRVAEDIFNRYMPEASQKHRQLGDLEITAHDLLAIPEGAITEAGFTGNVCAALRYIAAWRGGQGSVPIHNLMEDVATAEIARAQLWQWIRYPKGVLSDGRKVTAELFEHALTRELALIRAELGDDGFEKSHAPAAAELLRRLVTDDRFAEFLTLRA; encoded by the coding sequence ATGGCTACTCAGGCGTATGAGCAGTCGTCACCGGCAGTGGAACTCACCGGGCAACTGACTTCGCAATTCAAGGAAATACTCACGCCGGCCGCGCTGGATTTCATCGCTGCGCTGGCCTGGCGCTTCACCGGGCGACGAGACGAACTGCTGGCGCGCCGGCTGGAACGGCAGACCTTGCTGGACGCCGGTGTGATGCCCGACTTTCTGGAAGAGACAGCGGAAATTCGTGCGTCGAACTGGCAGGTTGCACCACCGCCCGCGGACTTGCAGGATCGTCGCGTGGAAATTACTGGCCCGGTCGATCGCAAGATGATCATCAATGGGCTTAATTCCGGCGCGAAGGTTTTCATGGCTGACTTCGAGGATGCTCATGCGCCGACCTGGGCGGGCACCATGCAGGGGCAGATCAATCTACGCGACGCCGTCAACGGGTCCATCGAGTTCACCAACAACCGGGGCAAGCAGTATCGTCTCAACGACGAGGTTGCTACCTTGATCGTGCGACCGCGCGGCTGGCATCTGCCCGAAAAAAACGTGCTGCTTGACGGGTTGCCGGTGCCCGCCGCGCTGCTCGATTTCGGTTTATATATCTTTCATAACGCGCATTCGCTGCTGGAGCGCGGCAGCGGGCCGTACTTCTATCTGCCCAAACTCGAAAATCATGTCGAGGCGCGGCTCTGGAATGATGTCTTCAAGTTCGCGGAAAAGTATCTGCGTCTCCCGCCTGGCAGCATCAGGGTTACGGTGCTGATCGAGACGATTCTGGCGGCATTCGAGATGGACGAGATTCTGTACGAACTTCGCGATCACGTGGTCGGGCTCAACTGTGGCCGCTGGGACTACATCTTCAGTTTCATCAAGTGTTTCCACAAGCATCCGGAGTACGTGCTGGCGGATCGCGCGCAGTTGACGATGGCGGCGCATTTCATGAATTCGTATTCGCTGCTGCTGATCAAAACGTGTCACCGACGCGGCGCCCACGCCATGGGCGGCATGGCGGCGCAGATTCCGATCAAAGACGACAGCCAGGCCAACGAATGCGCGCTCGCCAAGGTCCGCGCGGACAAGGAGCGCGAAGCGCGCAACGGACACGATGGCACCTGGGTCGCGCATCCGGGACTGGTTCGTGTGGCGGAAGACATTTTCAATCGTTACATGCCAGAGGCGAGTCAGAAACATCGGCAGCTCGGTGACCTGGAAATCACGGCACATGACTTGCTTGCGATTCCGGAAGGCGCAATCACCGAGGCCGGATTCACCGGCAACGTCTGCGCGGCGTTACGTTACATCGCCGCCTGGAGGGGTGGGCAGGGTTCGGTGCCGATTCATAATCTCATGGAAGACGTCGCGACCGCCGAGATTGCGCGCGCCCAGCTATGGCAGTGGATTCGTTATCCCAAGGGTGTGCTGAGCGACGGACGCAAGGTGACCGCGGAATTGTTCGAGCACGCGCTAACGCGCGAGCTGGCGTTGATTCGTGCGGAACTCGGTGACGACGGGTTCGAGAAAAGCCATGCGCCGGCTGCGGCAGAGTTGCTACGCAGACTGGTCACCGATGATCGTTTCGCGGAATTTTTGACCTTGAGGGCTTGA
- a CDS encoding class III poly(R)-hydroxyalkanoic acid synthase subunit PhaC, which yields MIPVQIRPDLAAKELLEFNQKLGQGLQNLGNIDEISTGATPTEVIYREDKLALHRYISPFGEASNPIPLIIVYALVNRPYMADLQQDRSLVRGILNAGQDVYLIDWGYPDRADRCLTMDDYINGYIDRCVDVVRRRHGVEQVNVLGICQGGAFSLCYASMHADKVKNLITMVTPVDFQTPGDLLSRWVRDIDVDLLVNTMGNVSGDLMNWMFLSLKPFRLMGQKYLDMVNQLDNEVQARNFLRMEKWIFDSPDQVGETFRQFIKDFYQNNRLIKGEVQLGAHKVSLKNVTMPVLNIYAQQDHLVPPPASIALKGYVGTDDYSELDFPGGHIGIYVSGRSQKTVPPAIGEWLDRRK from the coding sequence ATGATCCCCGTTCAAATACGTCCTGACCTCGCCGCCAAGGAACTGCTGGAGTTCAACCAGAAGCTCGGCCAGGGCCTGCAAAACCTTGGCAATATCGACGAGATAAGCACGGGCGCGACGCCCACCGAGGTCATTTATCGTGAAGACAAGCTGGCCTTGCACCGCTACATTTCGCCCTTCGGCGAAGCCAGCAATCCGATACCGCTGATCATCGTCTATGCGCTGGTCAATCGCCCGTACATGGCCGACCTGCAGCAAGATCGCTCGCTGGTGCGCGGCATACTTAATGCCGGGCAGGATGTCTATCTGATCGACTGGGGTTACCCGGATCGCGCGGATCGTTGCCTCACCATGGATGATTACATCAACGGTTACATCGACCGCTGCGTGGATGTCGTGCGTCGCCGCCACGGTGTCGAGCAGGTGAATGTGCTGGGCATCTGTCAGGGTGGTGCGTTCAGCCTCTGCTACGCTTCGATGCATGCCGACAAGGTCAAGAATCTCATCACGATGGTGACGCCAGTAGATTTTCAGACCCCGGGCGATCTGCTGAGTCGCTGGGTGCGGGACATCGACGTGGACCTGCTGGTGAACACTATGGGCAATGTCTCGGGCGACCTTATGAACTGGATGTTCCTGTCGCTTAAACCCTTCCGGCTGATGGGGCAGAAGTATCTGGACATGGTCAATCAGCTTGATAACGAAGTCCAGGCGCGCAATTTTTTGCGCATGGAAAAGTGGATATTCGACAGCCCGGATCAGGTGGGCGAAACGTTCCGCCAGTTCATCAAGGACTTTTACCAGAACAATCGATTGATAAAGGGCGAAGTGCAGCTCGGCGCACACAAGGTTAGTCTCAAGAATGTGACCATGCCCGTGCTGAATATTTACGCGCAACAGGATCATCTCGTGCCGCCGCCCGCCAGCATCGCGCTCAAGGGCTATGTGGGCACGGACGACTACAGCGAGTTGGACTTTCCCGGTGGCCACATTGGCATTTACGTGAGCGGCAGATCGCAAAAAACGGTGCCACCCGCGATTGGCGAGTGGCTGGACAGGAGAAAATAG
- the phaE gene encoding class III poly(R)-hydroxyalkanoic acid synthase subunit PhaE, whose translation MNENPFNIWTNQMLDYQRQYQEALQGFAPRAVPPAFGSAGLSGNPLDSNPWVSALEQWWKTMQPGTQPSVDDFYSRLVNQGKVYFQMTDSMNQAFQQASAVGESAARWQDAVSTTLTGLKDMFGGNKPDVGGVARQAIAFWELPLNTWQHAVASTSILPGDFLHGMNVAGVRQVRDEMHERVDQMLSTPAVGQMREQQEQAQTLAKLTLDYQQALHDYVATYGEIGVKCVEALQRLLEQRVADNQPVSSLREMYDLWVDSCEKAYGEYVDTEKYGAIYGRLVNSLMALKRHGTMMVDESLGAMNMPTRSEIDTLHQRLHEVRRETKQLRAEIESLRHEMEEARARTNGAARKADTGSASDSAAHKPATKATRAKAKTKAKGKKSTKSKFATKKKSGSSAAARNSELRS comes from the coding sequence ATGAATGAAAATCCCTTCAACATCTGGACGAATCAGATGCTCGACTATCAACGTCAGTACCAGGAGGCGCTGCAAGGCTTCGCGCCGCGCGCTGTACCGCCCGCCTTTGGCAGCGCGGGTCTGAGCGGTAATCCCCTGGATAGTAACCCATGGGTTTCGGCACTGGAGCAATGGTGGAAGACAATGCAGCCCGGTACGCAGCCGTCAGTTGACGACTTCTATTCGCGCCTGGTGAATCAGGGCAAGGTCTATTTCCAGATGACCGATAGCATGAACCAGGCCTTTCAGCAGGCGTCCGCGGTGGGCGAGTCCGCCGCACGCTGGCAGGACGCCGTCAGTACCACCTTAACCGGCCTGAAAGACATGTTTGGCGGCAACAAGCCTGATGTGGGCGGTGTCGCGCGTCAGGCCATCGCCTTCTGGGAGTTGCCGCTCAATACGTGGCAACATGCTGTCGCTTCCACATCCATATTGCCAGGCGATTTTCTGCATGGCATGAACGTAGCCGGCGTGCGCCAGGTGCGGGATGAAATGCACGAGCGGGTGGATCAGATGTTGTCGACCCCCGCCGTCGGGCAGATGCGCGAGCAGCAGGAGCAGGCCCAGACGCTTGCCAAACTCACCCTGGACTATCAGCAGGCCCTGCACGATTACGTCGCGACTTATGGCGAGATCGGCGTCAAGTGTGTCGAGGCGCTGCAACGGCTGCTCGAACAACGCGTGGCCGACAACCAGCCCGTATCCTCGTTGCGTGAAATGTACGATCTGTGGGTGGATAGCTGCGAAAAGGCCTATGGCGAGTACGTCGATACGGAGAAATACGGCGCGATATACGGTCGTCTGGTGAACAGCCTGATGGCCCTCAAGCGGCATGGCACCATGATGGTCGACGAGTCGCTTGGCGCCATGAATATGCCGACGCGCAGCGAGATCGATACCCTGCATCAGCGCTTGCACGAAGTCAGGCGTGAAACCAAGCAGTTGCGCGCGGAGATCGAATCGCTCAGGCACGAGATGGAGGAGGCGCGGGCGCGGACCAACGGCGCGGCCCGCAAGGCGGACACCGGATCCGCATCCGACAGTGCGGCACACAAACCGGCTACCAAGGCGACCAGGGCTAAGGCCAAGACGAAAGCGAAAGGGAAAAAATCCACGAAATCCAAATTCGCGACAAAGAAGAAAAGCGGATCAAGTGCCGCCGCGCGCAACAGCGAACTCAGGAGTTAA
- a CDS encoding acetyl-CoA C-acetyltransferase, whose protein sequence is MKEEIVVVAAGRTAIGSFGGKLSSLPASTLGAKVIAELLARSGIEPDQISEVILGQVLTAGVGMNPARQASIGAGLPHSVPAMTINKVCGSGLKAVHLATQAIRCEDATFIVAGGQENMSLSPHVVPNSRTGQRMGDWPLKDTMIYDGLWDIFNNYHMGGTAENVAKKYGISREEQDEFAATSQQRTEAAQKAGYFKEQIIPIEVPQRKGDPVVVDVDEFPRHGATAEGLGKLKPAFAKENGTVTAGNASGINDGAAAVIVTTRAHADKLGLEPLARIVAYANAGVDPAIMGTGPIPASQRCLERAGWRAEDLDLVEANEAFAAQAIAVNRDLGWDLEKVNVNGGAIALGHPIGASGARILVSLLYEMKRRDVSKGLATLCIGGGQGVALAVER, encoded by the coding sequence ATGAAAGAAGAGATAGTCGTAGTCGCCGCTGGGCGTACCGCTATCGGCTCGTTCGGCGGCAAATTATCCTCCCTCCCTGCCAGCACGCTCGGCGCCAAAGTCATCGCGGAACTGCTCGCCCGATCCGGTATCGAGCCAGATCAGATCAGCGAGGTTATTCTCGGACAGGTGCTAACGGCTGGCGTCGGCATGAACCCCGCGCGTCAGGCCAGTATCGGCGCCGGCCTGCCCCACTCGGTGCCGGCGATGACCATCAACAAGGTCTGCGGCAGCGGGCTTAAGGCGGTCCACCTGGCGACCCAGGCCATTCGCTGTGAAGATGCCACCTTTATCGTCGCCGGCGGCCAGGAAAACATGAGCCTGTCGCCACACGTGGTGCCGAACTCGCGCACCGGCCAAAGAATGGGTGACTGGCCGCTCAAGGACACCATGATTTATGACGGACTGTGGGACATCTTCAATAACTATCATATGGGCGGCACGGCGGAGAACGTAGCCAAGAAATATGGCATCAGCCGTGAAGAACAGGACGAGTTCGCCGCCACCTCCCAGCAACGCACTGAAGCGGCTCAGAAGGCCGGTTACTTCAAAGAGCAGATCATCCCCATCGAGGTGCCGCAACGCAAAGGGGATCCCGTCGTGGTCGACGTGGACGAGTTCCCTCGCCACGGCGCAACGGCGGAGGGCCTGGGTAAGCTAAAGCCCGCTTTCGCCAAAGAGAACGGCACGGTCACCGCGGGTAATGCTTCCGGCATCAACGACGGCGCGGCGGCCGTCATCGTCACGACCCGCGCGCACGCCGACAAGCTCGGTCTCGAACCTCTGGCGCGTATCGTGGCTTACGCCAATGCCGGCGTTGACCCGGCGATCATGGGCACCGGCCCGATACCCGCAAGCCAGCGCTGTCTGGAACGCGCCGGCTGGCGCGCGGAGGATCTGGACCTGGTAGAAGCCAACGAAGCTTTTGCGGCCCAGGCGATCGCGGTCAATCGCGATCTGGGCTGGGATCTGGAAAAGGTCAACGTCAACGGCGGCGCGATCGCGCTGGGCCATCCAATCGGCGCCTCTGGCGCGCGCATCCTCGTGAGCCTGCTGTATGAAATGAAACGCCGTGACGTCAGCAAAGGCCTGGCAACGCTTTGCATTGGTGGTGGTCAGGGTGTCGCTCTGGCCGTCGAGAGGTAA
- a CDS encoding beta-ketoacyl-ACP reductase, producing the protein MKIDLNNKVALVSGGTGGIGSAICREMADAGCKVVTNYRNEEKARKWTEQCKKDGYEIRSFQCDVGDFDACKELVETIEKDIGPIDILVNNAGITKDTTLRKMSQEQWNVVINTNLNSVFNLTRHVIEGMTERGFGRVINISSINGQKGQMGQTNYTATKAGIHGFTKSLAQEVARKGVTVNTISPGYIATEMVMAVPEETRNKIVSMIPTGRLGEPEEVAYITTFLASDLANFITGADISINGGQHMY; encoded by the coding sequence ATGAAAATCGATCTAAACAATAAAGTGGCGCTCGTAAGCGGCGGCACCGGCGGCATCGGCAGTGCGATTTGCAGAGAAATGGCTGACGCCGGCTGCAAGGTCGTAACTAATTATCGTAATGAAGAGAAAGCGCGGAAATGGACGGAGCAATGCAAGAAGGACGGCTACGAAATACGCAGTTTCCAATGCGACGTCGGTGACTTCGACGCGTGCAAGGAACTCGTCGAAACCATTGAAAAAGACATTGGCCCGATCGATATACTGGTGAACAACGCCGGCATCACCAAGGACACGACCTTGCGCAAGATGTCGCAGGAACAATGGAACGTGGTGATTAACACGAATTTGAACAGCGTGTTCAATTTGACCCGGCACGTCATCGAGGGCATGACAGAACGCGGATTCGGTCGCGTGATCAATATTTCATCCATCAACGGTCAGAAGGGTCAGATGGGGCAAACCAATTACACCGCTACCAAAGCCGGCATACACGGTTTCACCAAGTCGCTGGCGCAGGAAGTCGCGCGTAAAGGCGTGACCGTCAATACGATCTCGCCCGGTTACATCGCAACCGAGATGGTCATGGCGGTACCCGAGGAGACACGCAACAAGATCGTTTCGATGATCCCGACCGGGCGGCTGGGCGAACCCGAAGAAGTCGCGTATATCACGACGTTTCTCGCCTCGGACCTTGCCAATTTCATTACCGGCGCCGACATCTCAATCAATGGTGGTCAACACATGTACTAG
- the phaR gene encoding polyhydroxyalkanoate synthesis repressor PhaR, which yields MATKAGQIRIIKKYPNRRLYDTEVSRYITVADVRELVMRGGEFKVVDANSNADITRPTLLQIIMEQEAGGEPLFTADILSKMIRFYGDSVQGVFSSYLEKSLELFVEQQSQLQRQVRNMISGNTPFELMADLTQRNLEIWRDMQRNFLKAAGVKAPPPERDKTEE from the coding sequence ATGGCAACTAAAGCGGGACAGATACGAATAATTAAAAAGTATCCCAATCGGCGTTTGTATGACACTGAGGTCAGCCGCTACATTACGGTGGCCGACGTTCGTGAGCTGGTCATGCGGGGCGGAGAGTTCAAGGTGGTCGACGCGAACTCCAACGCCGACATCACCCGCCCGACCCTGTTGCAAATCATTATGGAGCAGGAAGCCGGCGGTGAACCCTTGTTCACCGCCGATATCCTCTCCAAGATGATTCGATTCTATGGCGACTCAGTGCAGGGCGTATTTTCAAGCTATCTGGAAAAGAGCCTGGAGCTATTCGTGGAGCAACAGTCGCAACTGCAGCGACAAGTTCGCAACATGATAAGCGGCAACACGCCGTTCGAACTGATGGCGGACCTGACGCAACGCAATCTCGAAATCTGGCGCGACATGCAGCGCAATTTCCTTAAAGCCGCCGGGGTCAAGGCACCGCCGCCGGAACGTGACAAGACCGAAGAATAG
- the phbB gene encoding acetoacetyl-CoA reductase: MSHAKKRVTLVTGGIGGIGTEICKRLAQGTRTVVAGHLPSEHGEAEEWQSMRRAEGLEIELIDGDVSSFDSSAEMVRNVRKRFGEIDILVNCAGITRDKTLRKMEPDHWNAVLTTDLDSVFNVTRQVVESMMAQGFGRIINISSVNGQKGMFGQTNYSAAKAGVHGFSMALAQEVASKGVTVNTVSPGYVETRMTAAVPEDIRNTIVAGIPLGRMATPAEIAHAVAFLSLDESGYITGINLPVNGGMYMS, encoded by the coding sequence ATGAGTCACGCTAAAAAAAGGGTAACACTGGTGACCGGGGGCATCGGCGGTATAGGTACGGAAATTTGCAAGCGCCTTGCGCAAGGAACCCGCACGGTAGTGGCAGGCCATCTGCCCAGCGAACATGGCGAGGCGGAAGAATGGCAAAGCATGCGCCGGGCGGAAGGTCTTGAGATCGAATTAATCGACGGAGACGTCAGCTCTTTCGATTCCAGCGCAGAGATGGTGCGCAACGTTCGGAAGCGTTTTGGAGAGATCGACATCCTGGTGAACTGCGCCGGAATTACTCGCGACAAGACCTTGCGCAAGATGGAGCCGGATCACTGGAACGCGGTGCTCACTACCGATCTCGACAGCGTATTCAACGTTACCCGTCAGGTTGTAGAGAGCATGATGGCGCAGGGTTTCGGCCGCATTATTAACATATCTTCCGTCAACGGGCAGAAAGGCATGTTCGGTCAAACCAACTATTCCGCGGCCAAGGCCGGCGTGCACGGTTTTTCCATGGCACTGGCGCAGGAAGTCGCGAGTAAAGGTGTCACGGTCAATACGGTGTCGCCGGGTTATGTTGAGACCCGCATGACAGCGGCGGTGCCCGAAGACATCCGCAACACCATCGTCGCCGGTATTCCGCTGGGACGAATGGCGACACCGGCCGAGATCGCTCATGCGGTAGCGTTCCTGAGCTTGGATGAATCGGGCTATATCACCG